The Desulfobulbaceae bacterium genome includes a region encoding these proteins:
- a CDS encoding HAMP domain-containing protein: SGNVLVFILINLNVILLLLMVFLTMRNLVELVFDRRRRILGTSLRTKLVISFVSLSLIPTTLLFFVSLQFVSTSMDYWFNSNVDRSLNVSLELAQEVYQEVKDQLKKDGVLLASVLTQETEGKDLRDQISYLRAQLKTFMLTGLTIYSSDRQRVVDLMNDQSSAPLPILSAELLRRGLSGEVELSDSLAVHSGEVVRTLTQFSQNEEHYLLVTSRLIPAERLAKLSTISKGIQGYRQLLLLKNPLKTSILVVLLIVTLLIIFSAIWFGFYVSSGLTRPMAQLSEGLKRVADGELDFVLEKSSADEMGMLVDSFNRMTRDLLSSTRQVAEAHQALRQVNDETEKRRRYTEIILQNVTAGVISLDGQGRVLTINKFAEELLRIKGEDIINKNYISILRLNHLSILEHFFDELAESGRSSIQRSIKITVNNETLSLRVNFTKLEDEENRSIGVVIVFDNLTEIEKIQRMAAWREVARRIAHEVKNPLTPIQLSAQRLRKRYLDKLAGEGEVFDQCTSTIIKQVDELKHLVSEFSSFARMPVVRKSINHLGVIVSEVLILFQEAHKEISFTFVDQGVPAFYFDAEQLKRVLVNLLDNAVAAVPVPGGAIDVEIAAHRDERLAIIEVKDNGLGINDLDKNRVFEPYFSTKKTGTGLGLAIVNTVIADHGGYIRVKDHKPQGAVFFIELPLVTVA, translated from the coding sequence AGCGGTAATGTCTTGGTTTTTATCCTGATCAATCTCAACGTTATTCTTCTTCTACTCATGGTGTTTCTAACCATGAGGAACTTGGTGGAATTGGTTTTTGATCGCAGGCGACGGATTTTAGGCACTTCACTCAGGACCAAGCTGGTCATCTCCTTTGTTTCCCTTTCCCTTATTCCAACCACGCTGCTTTTCTTTGTATCTCTGCAATTTGTCTCTACCAGTATGGACTATTGGTTTAACAGCAACGTCGATCGATCACTTAATGTCTCACTGGAGTTGGCCCAGGAAGTGTATCAAGAGGTAAAAGATCAACTTAAGAAAGATGGTGTGCTTCTTGCCTCTGTCCTCACTCAAGAGACAGAGGGAAAAGATTTGAGAGATCAAATTTCTTATCTGAGGGCACAACTCAAGACCTTCATGCTGACAGGACTGACAATTTACAGTAGTGATCGGCAACGGGTGGTGGATTTGATGAATGATCAAAGTAGCGCTCCCTTACCGATACTCTCTGCAGAGCTGCTACGCCGTGGATTAAGTGGAGAGGTGGAACTTTCCGATTCGTTGGCCGTTCACAGTGGAGAAGTTGTTCGGACCTTGACCCAGTTTAGTCAAAACGAAGAGCACTACCTGCTCGTGACAAGCAGATTAATCCCGGCAGAACGGTTAGCCAAACTGAGTACTATTTCAAAAGGGATCCAAGGATATCGACAGCTTCTGCTGTTGAAGAACCCACTCAAGACCAGTATCCTGGTAGTGCTTCTTATCGTTACCTTACTTATAATTTTCAGCGCGATCTGGTTCGGTTTTTATGTGTCAAGCGGATTGACCCGACCAATGGCACAATTATCGGAAGGCTTGAAACGGGTTGCTGACGGTGAACTTGATTTTGTTCTGGAAAAAAGTTCCGCCGATGAAATGGGAATGCTCGTTGACTCGTTCAACCGTATGACTCGTGATTTATTATCCAGCACAAGGCAAGTTGCCGAAGCCCATCAAGCCTTGCGTCAAGTCAACGATGAAACTGAAAAGCGACGTCGATACACAGAAATTATTCTCCAGAATGTCACAGCCGGAGTGATATCGTTGGATGGTCAGGGCAGGGTGTTGACCATCAATAAATTCGCCGAAGAACTGTTACGGATTAAGGGCGAGGATATCATCAACAAGAATTATATATCAATCCTCCGTTTGAACCATCTCTCTATTCTGGAGCATTTTTTTGACGAATTGGCAGAGTCCGGCCGAAGCTCGATTCAACGTTCCATCAAGATTACGGTTAATAATGAAACGCTCTCGTTGCGAGTCAATTTTACTAAGTTAGAGGATGAAGAAAATAGGTCAATTGGCGTTGTCATAGTCTTTGATAATCTGACTGAGATTGAAAAGATACAACGAATGGCTGCGTGGCGGGAGGTAGCTCGACGAATTGCCCATGAGGTAAAAAATCCCCTGACCCCTATTCAGCTGTCTGCCCAAAGGTTGCGAAAACGCTACTTGGATAAACTGGCAGGAGAAGGGGAAGTCTTTGATCAATGTACTTCGACTATTATCAAACAGGTTGATGAGTTAAAACACCTGGTCAGCGAATTTTCCAGTTTTGCCCGGATGCCCGTTGTGAGAAAATCAATCAATCATCTCGGAGTGATAGTCTCTGAGGTCTTGATTCTTTTTCAAGAGGCGCATAAGGAGATTTCGTTCACTTTTGTTGATCAAGGAGTGCCAGCATTTTATTTCGACGCGGAGCAGTTGAAGCGGGTACTTGTCAATCTGCTCGATAATGCAGTAGCCGCTGTCCCGGTACCTGGGGGAGCTATTGATGTGGAGATCGCCGCTCATCGTGATGAACGACTGGCCATAATCGAAGTGAAGGATAACGGGCTTGGAATCAACGACCTCGACAAGAATAGGGTCTTTGAACCTTACTTTTCCACCAAAAAGACCGGCACTGGCCTGGGCCTTGCCATCGTCAATACAGTTATCGCTGACCATGGCGGATATATTAGAGTTAAAGACCATAAACCCCAGGGAGCGGTTTTCTTCATTGAACTTCCCCTTGTTACCGTTGCTTAG
- a CDS encoding sigma-54-dependent Fis family transcriptional regulator, whose translation MKILIVDDEKSIVESIKGIIQDEGYQPLCAYSGETALQIIEKEQVSLVLMDVWMPGIDGIETLRRMKEHNPYLPVIMISGHGTIDTAVQATKMGAYDFIEKPPGYDKIVLSIKNALHLSQVEKENAILRQKTEGKPELTGASSSIVTVKELIARVAPTNAWVLILGEHGTGKELVAQAIHRYSERRHKPMIEVNCAAIPEELIESELFGHEKGAFTGATASKRGKFDLADGSTLFLDEIADMSLKTQAKILRILQEQKFERVGGGRTLSVDVRVLAATNKDLEQEIAAGRFRVDLYWRLHVVPVTMPPLRERLEDIGDLVADFSAEYAGKGLLAKKFTTSAIKAMTRHHWPGNVRELRNVVERALIMAPDSEVSEDFICQLLGLPFPKHEQTSDHEADLAITNSPSALGECLIPNSILAMNFKDARREFERQFLQAKIAENDGNISKTAEQIGVERSHLHRKIRGVE comes from the coding sequence ATGAAAATACTCATCGTTGATGACGAAAAAAGTATCGTTGAGTCAATCAAAGGTATTATCCAGGATGAGGGGTATCAACCGCTCTGCGCTTACTCCGGGGAGACAGCACTGCAGATCATCGAGAAAGAGCAGGTTAGTTTGGTGCTGATGGACGTCTGGATGCCCGGAATTGATGGAATTGAAACTCTAAGGAGGATGAAGGAGCATAACCCTTACCTTCCGGTAATCATGATTTCAGGACATGGTACTATCGATACTGCAGTCCAAGCTACCAAGATGGGGGCCTATGATTTTATCGAGAAACCTCCAGGCTACGACAAGATTGTTCTTTCGATCAAAAACGCGCTTCACCTCTCCCAGGTAGAGAAAGAGAATGCTATTCTCAGGCAAAAGACCGAGGGCAAGCCGGAACTTACCGGTGCATCGTCATCAATTGTGACGGTTAAGGAGTTGATTGCCAGAGTTGCCCCCACCAACGCCTGGGTTCTGATTCTCGGAGAGCACGGGACAGGCAAAGAACTGGTGGCTCAAGCCATCCATCGGTACTCAGAACGTAGACACAAACCAATGATTGAGGTGAATTGCGCAGCCATCCCCGAAGAGTTGATCGAAAGCGAACTTTTTGGTCATGAGAAGGGCGCTTTCACCGGTGCTACCGCAAGTAAACGAGGGAAATTCGATCTTGCTGATGGCAGCACTTTGTTCCTGGACGAGATTGCCGATATGAGTCTGAAGACACAAGCGAAAATCTTGCGAATCCTCCAGGAACAAAAATTCGAGCGGGTTGGAGGTGGTCGGACTTTGTCTGTTGATGTTCGAGTTTTGGCTGCCACTAACAAAGACTTGGAGCAGGAGATTGCTGCAGGTCGTTTTCGTGTCGACCTCTATTGGCGCCTGCACGTTGTGCCAGTGACTATGCCTCCTTTACGGGAAAGGCTAGAGGATATCGGGGATCTGGTGGCTGATTTCAGTGCCGAATATGCAGGAAAGGGTCTGCTTGCCAAGAAGTTTACCACTTCGGCTATCAAGGCGATGACGAGACATCACTGGCCTGGTAATGTCAGAGAGTTGCGTAATGTTGTTGAAAGGGCATTGATCATGGCTCCCGATAGCGAGGTGTCTGAAGATTTCATCTGCCAGCTTCTTGGGTTGCCCTTCCCTAAACATGAGCAAACGTCAGATCATGAGGCCGACTTAGCAATAACAAACTCTCCCTCTGCCCTTGGTGAATGTCTGATCCCTAACTCAATTCTGGCAATGAATTTCAAAGACGCCAGACGCGAGTTTGAACGACAATTTCTTCAAGCCAAGATCGCGGAAAACGATGGCAATATTTCTAAAACAGCAGAACAGATTGGCGTAGAACGGAGTCATCTTCACCGTAAGATCCGTGGGGTAGAATAA